A stretch of DNA from Catenulispora acidiphila DSM 44928:
CCTACGCCGAGACCCGGCTTCGCTTCGAGCTGGGAGAGGCGGTCCGGGTTCGCCGCGAAGAACTCGGCTGGAGTCAGACCCGGCTCGCCGATCGTGCGGCCATGCGCCAGCCTGCGATCGCCCGTTTCGAAGCGGGTGGAACGACTCCCACACTGCCGGTGTTGGAACGCATCGCCGCCGCCCTCGGTCTCGTTCTGTCCGTCGAGCTGAAAGCGGTCCCCGAGGCTGCGACGGTCAAGGTCGACCCGACTCGACGCAGCAAAGGCACCTCAGGTCGAACCGCGACCGGCTGAACGGCATATACCCGTCGGCTTCCGCACCGTGACTGCACGGAAGCCGACTGGAGCCGTCGGACTGGCGCCCCTCAGCCGTTCGTCGGGAACCCGAGGTTCACACCGCCGTGGCTCGGGTCCAGCCACCGCTGCGTGACCGCCTTGGTGCGCGTGAAGAAGTGCACGCCGTGCGGGCCGTAGGCGTGGGTGTCGCCGAACAGGGAGGCCTTCCAGCCGCCGAAGGAGTGGTAGGCCACGGGGACCGGGATGGGGACGTTCACGCCGACCATGCCGACCTCGACCTGGTCGCGGAAGCGGGCTGCGGCGCCGCCGTCGTTGGTGAACACCGCGACGCCGTTGCCGTAGGGGTTGCTGTTCACCAGGGCCAGTGCCTCGTCGTAGGAGGGGGCGCGGACGACGGACAGGACCGGGCCGAAGATCTCGTCGGTGTAGACGCTCATCGAGGGGGTGACCTTGTCGAACAGGGTCGGGCCGAGCCAGAAGCCGTTTGCTGTGTCGATGCCCTCCTCCGCGCCGCCGATCGAATGGCCGCGGCCGTCGACCACCAGGTCCGCGCCGGCGGTGACGCCCGCGTCGAGGTAGGAGGTGACCTTGTCCCGGTGCGCGCCGGTGACCAGCGGGCCCATCTCGGTGTCCGGCAGGCAGCCCGGGCCGACCTTCAGCTTCGCCATGCGCTCGGTGATCTTGGCGACCAGCTCGTCGCCGATCGGGTCCACCGCGACCAGCACCGAGACCGCCATGCAGCGCTCGCCCGCGGCGCCGAAGCCGGCCGACACCGCGGCGTCGGCGGCCAGGTCCAGGTCCGCGTCCGGCAGGACCACCATGTGGTTCTTGGCGCCGCCGAGAGCCTGCACGCGCTTGCCGTAGCGGGTGCCGTTCTCATAGACGTAGCGCGCGATCGGCGTGGAGCCGACGAAGGACACAGCGTGGATGTCGGGGTGCTCCAGCAGCCGGTCCACCGCCACCTTGTCGCCGTGCACGACGTTGAACACGCCGTCGGGCAGCCCCGCGCGCTTCCACAGCTCGGC
This window harbors:
- a CDS encoding helix-turn-helix domain-containing protein; translated protein: MTSRRTLSEVRHERAANPEFQAAYAETRLRFELGEAVRVRREELGWSQTRLADRAAMRQPAIARFEAGGTTPTLPVLERIAAALGLVLSVELKAVPEAATVKVDPTRRSKGTSGRTATG
- a CDS encoding CoA-acylating methylmalonate-semialdehyde dehydrogenase yields the protein MTKHVTHWIDGRAWEGATARHGDLHDPATGAVTGSVDFAAVKEVDDAVAAAAAAFPGWRAASVAKRTTVLFAFRELLNQHKDDLAALIVSEHGKVHSDALGEVARGLEVVEFACGIGTILKGAFSESASTGVEVYSMHQPLGPVAIISPFNFPAMVPMWFFPIAIAAGNTVVLKPSEKDPSAAVFLAELWKRAGLPDGVFNVVHGDKVAVDRLLEHPDIHAVSFVGSTPIARYVYENGTRYGKRVQALGGAKNHMVVLPDADLDLAADAAVSAGFGAAGERCMAVSVLVAVDPIGDELVAKITERMAKLKVGPGCLPDTEMGPLVTGAHRDKVTSYLDAGVTAGADLVVDGRGHSIGGAEEGIDTANGFWLGPTLFDKVTPSMSVYTDEIFGPVLSVVRAPSYDEALALVNSNPYGNGVAVFTNDGGAAARFRDQVEVGMVGVNVPIPVPVAYHSFGGWKASLFGDTHAYGPHGVHFFTRTKAVTQRWLDPSHGGVNLGFPTNG